One Perca flavescens isolate YP-PL-M2 chromosome 16, PFLA_1.0, whole genome shotgun sequence genomic window, GTAAAaagcccccatcaccctccaCAAAGACCAATGCTACAGCATCAGATAAAGAGGATGAGAGTGAGATTGATGGGGCCTCTAAAGAGCAGGTTATTACTTTTAGTTTCAGTATCGAGtcatcaagtttttttttttttacatatttttacttTGGCTTACTGAAAGTTATGCTAACCTTTTAGGTAAATAAAGATCCATCACCCTTAAAGCAAGCCACTAAGAGGAAGTCAGCCAATGATGACATTTCCTCTGGTGAAGAGGATGTCACCGTTAAACCTCCGAGACCTACCAGGtacaatatttcatgttttcatgcaaAAACATTCCTATTCCCAAAGAAAATACTTAGGATATAATAGGATAGGAGCAGTTCAtcaatgtgtgattgtgttttatAGGTATGGGAGAGTGCCTAAACCCACCAAGCCCTTGAATTACCCTGGGAAAGAGGCTACACACTCATCTGAAACCACTCCTGCCTCACCAGCTGGGTCCACTGCTTCTGCTCCCATGCCTAAACCCAAATGCACAGCTAAGAGGGGACGATCATCAAAGCTACAACCAGCCCAAGAGTCCAAAAAGCCTAAACTAGTCACCCTCCGGGCTTCTCAGTCAGAATACAGTGATGAGGAGGATGAAAAGCagcaagaagaggaagaggtggaggaggagcaCACTGCATGTAACTCCAGTAATGACAGCACTGCCCCTGTGTTTGTGCCTGCCAGCCTGCGCTCCCCACATCCTGTGATTTCAGAAGTGGAAGAGACAATGGAGGAGGTGAGAAGAGAGTTTCTTATCATGTATTGCACAAATGCACAATatccttctttttttacacaatTCTTAAAAGCATGTTGGTGTATTTTGCATTAGTTTTCTTTGTGCATGGTTTTCCATTCCATAATTCAAACCCTCCACTCTGACTCCCCCCCACCTCACACGTAGCTTGATATCTTGGCCAATATGCCTGATGTGTTGGGCATCTCCCAAGATGTACTGTGCCGTGATGCCTTTTGCGAGCGGGCACAAAATGAGATAGGCACAGCTGAACCCTGTGAACATCAGCTGGATCTGCTTGTTGTAAGTGTCCTATGCATACATTTTAGAACCAGTGAAATGAAATCATTATCCCCAGTTACACttatgattttaatattatttctaaTATCTAATCTTAAAGATCTGATGTGATCTATCCACATAGTTTTATCTACAAAAGGGCCAACTTTTATAAAATGCAACCTTATTTTGCTCCAATATCTCCCTCTTTTTAGTTTAATTGCATGTATTTTGTTTGCGGTTGGATTTGATTAGATTTTGTATTTATCTCGAACAAACAGTATGTTGTAAAAGAAAGAACCtaagcaaaataaaaacacaaacatagacacacactcatattgTGTCTTGCCATTATTTCCAGCTAAGGTTAGTTTTTGCACACTTTAAATGAAGAAGCGGAGGACATTGAGTTTGAACAATGTTGCATGCCATCTTCATGCATGAGCTGGATGAATTCAAAGCAACCTTTTTGTATCCAGATGTAATCAACTGACAAACCCAAATGACAAAGAAGTGTAACTGGGGCTACTGTAAGACATGTTTTCCATTTACATCACGTCCTTTCACAACTAGTCTAGTTCATATGGGAAGCCTCTGATGTGacttaaaatatatttgtttcccTTGCAGGATGTTATCGACTTCCTTTCTGTAGAAAACACAGAAGGTATGTTGAAGAGGTATTCTAAGGAGCTCCCAGGGAAATCTTTGGTCTCAAAGTCTCATACATGTTTTGTGGTCTTTTTGTTTTAGTATCTGATGATGAGAGCTACAACGAGGCTGCTCAAACCCTGTTGACCATCGGCAACCTGGCTCACCTCTCTCAGTCAGCACAGAATCAAATAGCCACTCAAGATGACATAAAAGGTTGGAGACACGGAAGCTAAAAAAATCCTTATATTGGAATTGGATTACTTTCCTTGTAGATaaaattacagtgcatttaaaatgtgCCATTATGTTAAATTGCAGGGACAACACCAGTCAGTGTGAATGAAACCAGCCAACACCTGGAAGAAGAGATTGCCTGCTGCTCAAAGCCTTCTGCACAGGAGGAAAACAGTGCCACTCTTATGTCTGCAACTTCTGTTCATGGAGGCCCAGAAACTGTTACCACTGTGGAGCTACAAAACTGCACAACAGACACTGATGCCATCCCTGTTATTAAATCCAGTGTTCAGAGGACAGGTTCTGATACGGACCCTACCCCTCAATTGCAATTAAGTCAAGAGAGCTCAAAGACAAATTCTCCACAAACCAGAAGAGGACGCTTAACCAAGGTAAAACCAAAACCTAACCTAGGCCAATCCTCAAGAACTGCTCAGTCAAAATCCCAACCACAGACTTCAACAGAAAGGACACCTGAAGAGAGCCACACAGTAGCTCTTGACCTTTTTCAAGCCACTGAGACACTATCCGCTGCAGAGGAAATCCCTAAAATAGCAGACTGtagtaaaaaaaatttaaatgttgaaatttctCATATTGAAGTCAAACATACATCTGCATCTACAGATGAAGTAATTATTTCTCATGTTGGGACAACTGAGAGTAGCTGTAATAATCAGGTGACATCtgactcacagactcacacagcAGTCACAGAATCACAGATTGGACAATGGTCAAACAACCCAGTCAAAGAGAGCAGCGACCATTCTGCACCGGTAGAAGAGTTACCTGTCAGTCAGAAAGAAGAAAGTGAAGTCGCATCTACTAGCCAGACCAGGAAGAGTCGATTCCAGAAAGTCAGACCCAATCTCAACCTATCACAGACGTCAAGGACTGTACGTTGTAAACCTCAAaccacaaaagaaaatgtagagAAAGACTCCAACCCAACTCCAAACCCCAAATTCTATGAAAAATCAATAGCAGAGGTTGAAGCGGAGCCAACTTGCATCACCTCTCCTGAAAAACCAAGATTAAGTCCTGATCCCGCTTCAGATTTTATACCATCAATGCATTTAGGGTCTACTCTTACACCCACAGAGGAACTGTCTACAACTGAGGAGAAAAAGACAGATGTTGGAGTTGTTTGTCAGGTTGAATCCGATACAGCAACATCAGATCAAAGTGCCTCAGAAAACCAGAACCTCTCTGAAGCTCAGTTTGAACCCAGGAGGGAACAGGCCTCCAGAGACACAATGCTAAAATCTGAGTCCATAGATGAAGTACTTATGTCTCATGTTGGGACAACAGAAAGTAGTTGTAATAATCCGCTTACATCTGACTCAGCAGTCACAGAATCGCAGATTGGACAAGAGTCAAACATAGACTCTGCCCCAGTCCAAGAGAGCAGCAACTATCCTGCTTCATATGTTACACGTGTAGAAGAGTTACCTGTCAGTCAGAAAGAAGATAGAGAAGTCGCATCTACTAGCCAGACCAAAAAGAGTCGATTCCAGAAAGTAAAACCCAATCTCAACCTAGCACAGACACCAAGGGCTGTACGTTCTAAACTTCAAACAACAAAAGGCATCGGCGAGAAAGACTCCAACGCAACTCTAAAAACGATGGCAAAGTATGAAGCAGAGCCAACTTGCATCACCTCTCCTGAAAAACCAAGTCACAGTCCCTGTACTGCTTCTACTTTTACACCCACAGAGGAACTGTCTACAACTGATGCAAAAAAGAGAGACATTGGAGTTGTTGGTCAGTTAGAATCAGGTGCAACAACATCACATCAGACTCCCACAGAAAACCAGAACCTTTCTAAAGCCCCTTTTGAACCCAGTAAGGAACAGGCCACCAGAGATTCAACGCAAACATTGGAGTCCAAAGATGAAAAACTGTCTCATGTTGGGACAACTGAGAGTAGCTGTAATAATCCGCTGACATCTGACTCCGCAGTCACAGAATCCCAAGTTGGACAAGGGTCAAACATAGACTCTGTCCAAGATAGCAGCGACCATCCTGCTCCATGTGTTCGACCTGTAGAAGAGTTACCTGCCAGTCAGAAAGAAAAGAGTAAAGTCGTATCTACTTGCCGGGCTATAAGAGGCTTATTACAAAAAGTCAAACCCATCTTACCACAGACATCAAGAACTGTGCGGTCTAAGGCCCAAACCACAAAAGACCCTTTCACTCCCTTGCAACTCCCGGAGATACACTCGAGCCCTACTTTAACGTCTGAATCCACTGACAAGATAAAAGCAGAGGTAGAAGCACAACCAACTTGCAGTATCACCCCTCCTGAAAAACCAAGCCAGCTTAAAAGTACTGGCTCTCTCTTAGTGTCAGTACCATCATTGGAATTATGTTCTACTCATAAAAGCACAGAGGAATTATGTTCAACTGAGGAGCAAAAGATAGATGTTGGATGCAGACTAGACTCCAAGTCAGAGGGCTCAGAACAAAATGTTCCTCAAAGAAGTCGACGCTTTCCAAAGGTCAAACACAAACCCAATTTAGGATCCGCTCCTCGAACTACATTCACAAAACTGCCGTTAAAAGAGGTCAGTAAACCCTCAGAACCGTGCCATATGGACACTTCTTTAACCTTTGAACAACGGCCTGAGGACAATAACAATGCACAAACAGAACTGGAACTcgcagagacagacagcaggACATCAACACATTGTTCATTACATACAGAACCTCTCAGCTCAACAATGTTGGAAGGACCTGCTGAGTCAGAGTATCGGTCTGTGTTGACAAACACAGTTCTGACTCAAAGTAGTGAAAAAGCCACAGTTGAAGGAGAAACCACAGGGGGCAAAACGTCAAATAATGATGTGGTGGCTGGACCTGCTTCACAATGGGACCGCAAACAGGGCATGTCCATTAGAGATACAAATACCCAACCAACCGATGATCCAACTGCCGTTTCAGATGTCCATACTTCAGAAGATGGTTCAACAGAGTCAAAAATTGAATTTAAACCCCTGACTAACACACAGTC contains:
- the zgc:162472 gene encoding transcription factor TFIIIB component B'' homolog produces the protein MFRRSRFSIRPNVVTAGRTAAAPQEAPSANQEASETPKDVSESSSSTTTAVTDNKSVVTPSEKPAAPGDGNDQNGEGTSSSAAVQRRKRFSIKPKVAPGRPSTLARTPKSPLKAVSETPIEIPVSDLDKPNKSTLSGTIASPQRLQSPRRRRPSEDSKQLKTQPKSIIIPSDSSEPSAVPTAKDFLEQIHLPTDSGKELESTSGSQVEEVPSRLPDKVPPSLPDKEAIEISKKAKNLVSSKTGLSLSQPAFSLSRLLNDPSDLQRIAKAQKLRELLKQEMHKEKRIKRAKARVKEYTLDPAKMTMRDLIRYLPLSNPMTSSLEDATRENEAVVPPSPVREDSPERAQEPVVLPKIASPRDEAEAAAEAEAEEDADAEEEQDDAVMVPQVKVAEDGSLIIDEESLTVEVQRAKGPNPAQDRDPIFERGSTTTYSSFRKGTYSKPWSSEETDMFFLAISMVGTDFSMICQLFPHRARSEIKNKFKKEERENAWRIDKAFKERRKLDIEYFSKLLEKILEVQKTRKKLKSLAEKKSPKKKENKKTKGKKASRKLSVVEEGDEEEQNEIPDLEEEGEKENDDLCNEGGTTVAKPQKKRKRKNKLDASTKEPNDKKNKTGENEQDEAYIPGDTEAALPEDCPKSDMSEKTDNVNESKDNTIKPAKLSRGRAPKPLLLLGRKWGKKPPSPSTKTNATASDKEDESEIDGASKEQVNKDPSPLKQATKRKSANDDISSGEEDVTVKPPRPTRYGRVPKPTKPLNYPGKEATHSSETTPASPAGSTASAPMPKPKCTAKRGRSSKLQPAQESKKPKLVTLRASQSEYSDEEDEKQQEEEEVEEEHTACNSSNDSTAPVFVPASLRSPHPVISEVEETMEELDILANMPDVLGISQDVLCRDAFCERAQNEIGTAEPCEHQLDLLVDVIDFLSVENTEVSDDESYNEAAQTLLTIGNLAHLSQSAQNQIATQDDIKGTTPVSVNETSQHLEEEIACCSKPSAQEENSATLMSATSVHGGPETVTTVELQNCTTDTDAIPVIKSSVQRTGSDTDPTPQLQLSQESSKTNSPQTRRGRLTKVKPKPNLGQSSRTAQSKSQPQTSTERTPEESHTVALDLFQATETLSAAEEIPKIADCSKKNLNVEISHIEVKHTSASTDEVIISHVGTTESSCNNQVTSDSQTHTAVTESQIGQWSNNPVKESSDHSAPVEELPVSQKEESEVASTSQTRKSRFQKVRPNLNLSQTSRTVRCKPQTTKENVEKDSNPTPNPKFYEKSIAEVEAEPTCITSPEKPRLSPDPASDFIPSMHLGSTLTPTEELSTTEEKKTDVGVVCQVESDTATSDQSASENQNLSEAQFEPRREQASRDTMLKSESIDEVLMSHVGTTESSCNNPLTSDSAVTESQIGQESNIDSAPVQESSNYPASYVTRVEELPVSQKEDREVASTSQTKKSRFQKVKPNLNLAQTPRAVRSKLQTTKGIGEKDSNATLKTMAKYEAEPTCITSPEKPSHSPCTASTFTPTEELSTTDAKKRDIGVVGQLESGATTSHQTPTENQNLSKAPFEPSKEQATRDSTQTLESKDEKLSHVGTTESSCNNPLTSDSAVTESQVGQGSNIDSVQDSSDHPAPCVRPVEELPASQKEKSKVVSTCRAIRGLLQKVKPILPQTSRTVRSKAQTTKDPFTPLQLPEIHSSPTLTSESTDKIKAEVEAQPTCSITPPEKPSQLKSTGSLLVSVPSLELCSTHKSTEELCSTEEQKIDVGCRLDSKSEGSEQNVPQRSRRFPKVKHKPNLGSAPRTTFTKLPLKEVSKPSEPCHMDTSLTFEQRPEDNNNAQTELELAETDSRTSTHCSLHTEPLSSTMLEGPAESEYRSVLTNTVLTQSSEKATVEGETTGGKTSNNDVVAGPASQWDRKQGMSIRDTNTQPTDDPTAVSDVHTSEDGSTESKIEFKPLTNTQSTSYPKISTQQPRSENDSETQSQDAVQHYSETTETNQTAAQRTDDNQSTPTDSPSRTAPQTCRGQLIKPKPNLGRSSRPAHHQQIQKTKQAEADFGTCSEGVDSSVCHKLVSERRPDIQEPVEGAIEQCSNQNPSPSDAGSSLGCLTQVIEQLSQDDPPPNVAGSSLGCVENVTQDASTSSTGGTKSHSSLNTILPDMLLQQEPLDADEQFFILSLTEIPVCSLGEVVDSVPEPLPYLAVTDASVEQQSVPAESLAAAGDGLLSNVAVPVFMGDSGETGLINAIDIGPDPAADIGSIMENPVDPHEVTAEKNDETEIPPAKQRLMDTHRREPAKLQVKPNTTKRKQASKTLAAKEAESITIQTNTTQHSELPGLSVQPNVFDDDVTESQKGSDDHVDVKKETLTGGEDPEDSSSGAQTTRTRRASSRNREAKGSLSLTSETNNAAPASDSPPGKEAPKGRKVKTPRAAGKPSTPAPGASTSYDVAPTFSQTQPTQETRSTSSTTSPTQTEVDAEQTSEHSPLCSDTTRSTSLCPAEVSASQQSVESSSIEEEPTIVSQYFLSDILQK